In one window of Erinaceus europaeus chromosome 17, mEriEur2.1, whole genome shotgun sequence DNA:
- the LOC103122852 gene encoding olfactory receptor 52A1-like, whose protein sequence is MGSSNMTYLNPRTVTLIGIPGLEHIQFWIGFPFFVVCMVALLGNIFLIIIIPTERSLHQPMYIFLAVLAVTDLGLCLAIAPKMLAIFWFGSYSMAFDACLAQLFFIHALQGMESGILLAMAFDRYVAICDPLRHTSILTPFFLVRLVLMVAIRAIVLVGILPILLKRLHFFRSVVIVHSYCEHMAVVKLAAEDVRVNKSFGLFVAFAILGFDMIFVFISYILIFRAVFRLSQKEARLKAFNTCTAHIVVFLEFYILAFFSFFSHRFGHVSPYTHILLSTIYLLVPPALNPIVYGVKTKEIRLRIAQICILKPDIHTAVRQS, encoded by the coding sequence ATGGGATCCTCTAATATGACATATCTGAACCCAAGGACAGTAACCCTGATTGGGATTCCTGGACTTGAGCACATACAGTTTTGGATTGGGTTTCCCTTCTTTGTTGTCTGTATGGTGGCCTTACTGGGAAACATCTTCTTGATAATCATCATCCCTACAGAACGCAGCCTGCACCAGCCCATGTACATCTTCCTGGCTGTCCTGGCAGTCACAGACCTTGGTCTCTGTTTAGCGATTGCTCCTAAGATGTTGGCCATTTTCTGGTTTGGGTCCTATTCCATGGCCTTTGATGCTTGCTTGGCCCAGCTCTTCTTCATCCATGCACTGCAGGGCATGGAATCAGGCATTTTGTTGGCCATGGCCTTTGACCGTTATGTCGCTATCTGTGATCCTCTGAGGCACACCTCCATCCTTACGCCATTCTTTCTAGTTCGGTTAGTACTAATGGTGGCAATCCGTGCAATAGTGCTTGTTGGGATTCTACCCATTCTGCTCAAACGCCTGCATTTTTTCCGCTCTGTGGTTATCGTTCATTCATACTGTGAGCACATGGCGGTGGTGAAACTTGCTGCTGAAGATGTGCGTGTTAATAAGTCCTTTGGACTCTTTGTGGCTTTTGCTATCCTAGGTTTTGACATGATCTTCGTCTTCATCTCCTACATTCTGATTTTTCGGGCTGTCTTTCGACTTTCCCAGAAGGAGGCACGGCTCAAAGCATTTAACACTTGTACTGCTCACATTGTTGTCTTCCTGGAGTTTTATAtccttgcctttttttctttcttcagtcaCCGCTTTGGTCATGTATCCCCCTATACCCACATACTCTTATCTACCATCTATCTGCTTGTGCCCCCTGCCCTCAACCCTATTGTGTATGGTGTAAAAACCAAGGAGATTCGTCTACGCATTGCTCAGATCTGTATTCTGAAGCCTGACATTCATACAGCAGTGCGCCAAAGCTAA